A DNA window from Camelina sativa cultivar DH55 chromosome 17, Cs, whole genome shotgun sequence contains the following coding sequences:
- the LOC104760033 gene encoding agamous-like MADS-box protein AGL75: protein MKGAITMRPSSSSSSSSYSLTSTSLSNRLLTIFRKAEQLSVLCQIDVCVIYYGPEGDLKTFPNEKEKVRNMAMRYSRLDETLRSXSKKRTHLSEFLEENPNKRMKTSPSPEKKNVDVLKYPISDHYSPDQISQLIQSLELNLSTSQQRLRFLLESHDKRKLLDQNLASSSSQNHQTQSLNPSQQFSLLVYNHGDNTFSQIPVSASNLSQDLSALLQESQLKNELMKQELSDYDQNICMSDITNNSFQHPCVSETEHYSGVQESVNNFGMQKEFYGYDQNMSSMANINSISSSVSNTEAVQESVNNYGLNQLMQKQFYGCDQNMSSMGNSGLMQHEVYGYDQNL from the exons ATGAAGGGAGC AATCACCATGCGaccctcttcgtcttcttcgtcttcttcttactcCCTAACTTCAACGAGTTTGAGCAATAGACTCCTAACAATCTTTAGGAAAGCAGAACAACTCTCTGTCTTGTGTCAAATTGATGTGTGCGTTATCTACTACGGACCTGAAGGAGACCTAAAAACGTTTCCAAACGAGAAAGAGAAGGTGAGAAACATGGCTATGAGGTACAGTCGGCTAGACGAAACCTTGAGAAGCANAAGCAAAAAACGCACACATCTTTCTGAGTTCCTTGAGGAGAATCCGAACAAGAGGATGAAGACGAGTCCGAGtccggagaagaagaatgtgGATGTATTGAAGTATCCAATCTCTGATCACTACTCTCCCGACCAAATCTCCCAATTGATTCAGTCCTTGGAACTCAATCTCTCTACGTCCCAACAAAGGCTTCGATTTCTTCTTGAGTCGCACGACAAACGCAAACTACTCGATCAGAATTTAGCTTCATCATCCTCTCAGAATCATCAGACCCAGTCTTTGAACCCTAGCCAGCAGTTCTCGCTACTGGTGTATAACCATGGAGACAATACTTTCTCTCAGATCCCAGTCTCTGCATCAAATCTCAGTCAGGATCTCTCAGCGCTACTTCAAGAATCTCAGTTGAAGAATGAGTTAATGAAGCAGGAGCTCTCTGATTATGATCAGAACATATGCATGAGTGACATCACCAACAACAGTTTTCAACATCCTTGCGTCTCAGAAACAGAACATTACTCAGGGGTACAAGAATCTGTAAACAACTTTGGGATGCAGAAGGAGTTTTATGGCTATGATCAGAACATGTCTAGTATGGCTAACATCAATAGCATTAGCAGCAGCGTCTCAAACACAGAAGCAGTACAAGAATCTGTGAATAACTATGGGCTGAATCAGTTGATGCAGAAGCAGTTTTATGGTTGTGATCAGAACATGTCTAGTATGGGTAACTCTGGGTTGATGCAGCATGAAGTTTATGGTTATGATCAGAATCTTTGA